In bacterium HR11, one DNA window encodes the following:
- the xylB gene encoding Xylulose kinase, with translation MELLIAGIDLGTEGVRVCVLDLEGSLRAEAAEPIATYETPAGGVEQDPEDWWAAVGRCLRTVRTQVDPRRIQALAVASTSGTVVVLDGRDRPLRRALMYNDARAVREAQALRAAVGGSAPVRPTDPLPKLLWLQHHEPGVWARTRRIVHAADFVTGRLTGRWVTDWTHALKTGYDPAGLTWAPALSEVGIEPDRLPLVVPPGMPIGEVHARAAEATGLRAGTLVVAGMTDGCAAQVAAGAAAPGEWCSVLGTTLVVRGVTEEPLRDPQGRVYCHRHPEGFWLPGGASNTGGECLRKAFGHADLQAMDEKARTYSPTGLVAYPLVRRGERFPFIAPQAQGFLLGTPRSEFERYAAYLEGVAYVERLAYDLLTRLGATVGDTVYTAGGGSRSEVWLQIRSDVLGRVLVRPRHTGAAVGAAILAATAVVGDGLTARTRAMVRADRTVVPRRDIRDRYAEVYSRFLEALRARGYLTD, from the coding sequence ATGGAACTCCTGATAGCCGGCATCGACCTGGGAACGGAAGGCGTGCGGGTCTGCGTCCTGGACCTCGAGGGCTCGCTTCGGGCTGAAGCCGCCGAGCCCATCGCCACGTATGAGACCCCGGCCGGCGGGGTCGAGCAGGACCCCGAAGACTGGTGGGCGGCCGTCGGCCGGTGCCTGCGGACCGTCCGGACCCAGGTGGATCCCCGCCGAATTCAGGCCCTGGCCGTGGCGTCCACCTCGGGGACGGTCGTCGTCTTGGACGGCCGAGACCGGCCCCTCCGGCGAGCCCTCATGTACAACGACGCTCGGGCCGTTCGGGAGGCCCAGGCCCTCCGGGCCGCCGTCGGCGGGTCGGCGCCCGTGCGGCCTACGGACCCCCTTCCCAAGCTCTTGTGGCTTCAGCATCACGAGCCCGGCGTTTGGGCCCGGACCCGTCGCATCGTCCACGCCGCCGACTTCGTGACGGGCCGACTGACCGGCCGATGGGTCACGGACTGGACTCACGCCCTCAAGACCGGGTACGACCCGGCCGGCCTGACCTGGGCGCCCGCCCTTTCGGAGGTCGGGATCGAGCCCGACAGGCTCCCCCTCGTGGTCCCGCCGGGCATGCCCATCGGCGAGGTTCACGCCCGGGCCGCCGAGGCGACGGGCCTCCGGGCGGGGACCCTCGTCGTGGCCGGGATGACCGACGGATGCGCCGCCCAGGTGGCGGCCGGGGCCGCCGCGCCCGGCGAGTGGTGTAGCGTGCTCGGGACGACCCTCGTCGTCCGGGGCGTGACGGAAGAACCCCTCCGGGACCCCCAGGGCCGCGTTTACTGTCATCGTCATCCGGAGGGCTTCTGGCTCCCGGGCGGTGCCAGCAACACGGGCGGCGAATGCCTCCGCAAGGCTTTCGGCCACGCCGACTTGCAGGCGATGGACGAAAAGGCCCGGACATACTCGCCTACGGGGCTCGTCGCCTACCCCCTCGTCCGTCGGGGCGAACGGTTCCCCTTCATCGCGCCCCAGGCACAAGGCTTTTTGCTGGGAACGCCCCGGTCGGAATTCGAGCGGTATGCGGCGTACCTTGAGGGTGTCGCTTACGTCGAGCGTCTGGCTTATGACCTGTTGACTCGACTCGGGGCGACCGTCGGGGACACGGTGTACACCGCCGGGGGCGGGTCCCGAAGCGAGGTCTGGCTTCAAATCCGGAGCGACGTCCTCGGACGGGTCCTGGTCCGGCCTCGACATACCGGGGCGGCCGTCGGGGCGGCCATCCTCGCCGCTACGGCCGTCGTCGGCGACGGCCTGACCGCCCGGACCCGGGCGATGGTCCGGGCCGACCGGACGGTCGTCCCCCGGCGAGATATCCGGGACCGTTACGCCGAAGTGTACAGCCGGTTTCTGGAGGCCCTCCGGGCGCGGGGCTATTTGACTGACTGA
- the mftC_1 gene encoding Putative mycofactocin radical SAM maturase MftC, with protein MNPAVGAPKALVAELTYRCNMFCYYCYNPTDLSAYPAVAELTTDEWVRVLTEAAELGVLHVHFTGGEPTLRRDLPELVAYAKAQGLYVNLITNLTLYDEAYWQDLIGRGVDHVQASFQAHEPALNDRIGGPRTFERKMERMAWLRDTGVYLTLNVVLHRWNIDALEDILHFAHDLGVERLELAMTQFAGWAWKNRAALLPTPEQVERAVELARQYKERWADTMVITMVGLDFYEKRPKPCMLGWGQVYIVVNPVGEVLPCHGAKVIRELRFDTVRDRSLADIWWNSEAFQRFRGEAWLPEPCRSCPLRTVDFGGCRCQAYLLTGRADVTDPVCEFSPHRPMLDALIESTLRSTDGKAVPRTHVMPWLNAKVTS; from the coding sequence ATGAACCCGGCGGTCGGCGCACCGAAGGCGCTCGTGGCCGAGCTGACGTACCGATGCAACATGTTCTGCTACTACTGCTACAACCCGACGGACCTTTCGGCCTACCCGGCCGTCGCCGAGTTGACGACTGATGAGTGGGTCCGGGTCCTGACGGAGGCGGCGGAGCTGGGCGTCCTGCACGTACACTTCACCGGCGGCGAACCGACCCTCCGGCGGGACCTGCCGGAGCTCGTGGCTTATGCCAAGGCTCAGGGTCTTTACGTGAATCTCATCACGAATCTGACCCTCTATGACGAGGCTTATTGGCAGGACCTCATCGGGCGGGGCGTCGACCACGTGCAGGCGAGTTTCCAGGCCCACGAGCCGGCCCTCAACGACCGCATCGGGGGGCCCCGGACGTTCGAGCGCAAGATGGAGCGGATGGCCTGGCTCCGGGACACGGGGGTCTACCTGACGCTGAACGTCGTCCTGCACCGGTGGAACATCGACGCCCTCGAGGACATCCTTCATTTCGCCCATGACCTGGGCGTCGAGCGCCTGGAGCTGGCCATGACCCAGTTTGCGGGCTGGGCCTGGAAAAACCGGGCGGCCCTGCTTCCGACGCCCGAGCAAGTCGAGCGGGCCGTCGAGCTGGCCCGGCAATATAAGGAACGGTGGGCCGACACGATGGTCATCACGATGGTCGGCCTGGACTTTTACGAGAAGCGGCCCAAGCCGTGCATGCTGGGATGGGGCCAGGTTTACATAGTCGTCAATCCGGTCGGGGAGGTCCTACCGTGCCACGGGGCGAAGGTCATCCGGGAGCTTCGGTTTGACACCGTGCGGGACCGGTCGCTGGCCGATATCTGGTGGAACTCGGAGGCCTTCCAACGGTTTCGGGGCGAGGCCTGGCTCCCGGAGCCCTGTCGGTCCTGTCCGCTCCGGACCGTCGACTTTGGTGGATGTCGCTGTCAGGCGTACTTACTGACGGGCCGGGCCGACGTGACGGACCCCGTGTGCGAATTCTCGCCCCACCGGCCCATGCTGGATGCCCTGATCGAGTCGACCCTGCGGTCGACGGACGGAAAAGCCGTCCCTCGGACGCACGTCATGCCCTGGCTGAATGCGAAAGTGACGTCGTGA
- the bepR gene encoding HTH-type transcriptional repressor BepR, with the protein MNVKKTPSARPAATRRRIVEAALRVFARRGYHEATMDDIAAASRLSKGALYLYFPSKQDLFLSLVDSLADMLVRRMEAAMAAAGPSRRQKLRAALEAGFRLFQRHRPVVRLIFLKLASLGPPLDVKQVEILDRIAALIRRELDAAVAEGSLVLEDTETVARMWVGALHAVLIHWLHQRKPPPLRQYFPTVYATLLRSIGLEEEGGGREVGK; encoded by the coding sequence ATGAACGTAAAGAAGACCCCCTCGGCCCGGCCGGCGGCGACTCGCCGCCGCATCGTCGAGGCCGCCCTCCGGGTATTCGCCCGTCGGGGCTACCACGAGGCGACGATGGACGACATCGCCGCCGCCTCCCGTCTCTCCAAGGGCGCCCTCTACCTGTATTTCCCCAGCAAGCAGGACCTCTTTTTGAGCCTCGTCGACAGTCTGGCTGACATGCTCGTCCGTCGGATGGAGGCCGCCATGGCCGCCGCCGGACCCAGCCGGCGGCAGAAGCTTCGGGCCGCCCTGGAGGCCGGATTCCGCCTCTTTCAGCGGCACCGGCCCGTCGTCCGTCTCATCTTCCTGAAGCTGGCCAGCCTGGGGCCGCCCCTGGACGTCAAGCAGGTCGAGATCCTGGACCGCATCGCCGCCCTGATCCGGCGGGAGCTCGACGCCGCCGTCGCCGAGGGGAGCCTCGTCCTCGAGGACACCGAGACCGTCGCCCGGATGTGGGTCGGGGCCCTGCATGCCGTCCTGATTCACTGGCTTCACCAGCGGAAGCCGCCGCCCCTGCGGCAGTATTTTCCGACCGTCTATGCGACCCTCCTCCGGAGCATCGGCCTGGAAGAAGAGGGAGGAGGTAGGGAAGTAGGGAAATAG
- the pqqC_2 gene encoding Pyrroloquinoline-quinone synthase has product MTIIGDRPLPFDEFVEVLRREGFQRYHHQHPFHRLMNEGQLTPGQMRAWLVNRFYYQSVIPIKDAAILANCPIREVRRVWIRRILDHDGTADKPGGIEAWLRFGEAMGLRRDQILQADVLPGVRLAGDAYVNFCKTHSWLEGVASSLTELFAPTAIEERLAALRRHYPWIRPDGFTYFEWRLQAARQDAADALDILRQYCVTAEDQRRCLNALIFKTELLWSLLDAVYLEYVVRNDGKTPYDEVGGP; this is encoded by the coding sequence ATGACGATCATCGGCGACCGTCCCCTACCCTTTGACGAGTTCGTCGAGGTCCTGCGGCGGGAGGGGTTTCAGCGCTACCATCATCAGCATCCCTTCCACCGTCTGATGAACGAGGGACAGTTGACCCCCGGTCAAATGCGGGCCTGGTTGGTCAACCGCTTCTACTACCAGTCGGTCATCCCCATCAAGGACGCGGCCATCCTGGCGAACTGCCCGATCCGGGAGGTCCGGCGCGTCTGGATTCGGCGGATCCTGGACCACGACGGGACGGCCGACAAGCCGGGCGGCATCGAGGCCTGGCTTCGGTTCGGCGAGGCGATGGGCCTCCGCCGAGACCAGATCCTGCAGGCGGACGTCCTCCCGGGCGTGCGTCTGGCCGGGGACGCCTACGTGAATTTCTGCAAGACCCACAGCTGGCTGGAAGGCGTGGCCTCCTCGTTGACCGAGTTGTTCGCCCCGACGGCCATCGAGGAACGCCTGGCGGCCCTTCGGCGACACTACCCCTGGATTCGACCCGACGGGTTCACCTACTTTGAGTGGCGGCTCCAAGCGGCCCGCCAGGACGCCGCCGACGCCCTGGACATCCTCCGGCAGTACTGCGTCACGGCCGAGGACCAGCGGCGTTGTCTAAACGCCCTCATCTTCAAGACCGAGCTCCTCTGGTCGCTCCTCGACGCCGTCTATCTCGAGTACGTCGTCCGGAACGACGGCAAGACGCCCTACGACGAGGTCGGCGGGCCGTAG
- the pqqD gene encoding Coenzyme PQQ synthesis protein D: protein MEETWIPVLKKGVYLRETPGAYLLLLPEGYMELDEVAWEVLQRCDGRHDVAAIVRAMAERYAGDVETIRQDVLDFLTDLRRQGLLEFREPSS, encoded by the coding sequence ATGGAAGAGACGTGGATTCCCGTCCTCAAGAAAGGCGTCTACTTACGGGAAACGCCGGGCGCCTATCTCCTGCTCCTGCCCGAGGGCTACATGGAGCTGGACGAAGTCGCCTGGGAGGTCCTACAGCGCTGTGACGGGCGCCACGACGTGGCGGCCATCGTTCGGGCGATGGCCGAACGATACGCCGGAGACGTCGAGACGATCCGTCAAGACGTCCTCGACTTCTTGACCGACCTGCGGCGTCAGGGCCTCCTGGAGTTCCGAGAGCCGTCTTCGTGA